A single Nissabacter sp. SGAir0207 DNA region contains:
- a CDS encoding AAA family ATPase has translation MIILIGSQKGGCGKSTTAANICAELARQGKDVILVDADRQGTASNWVTDRNSQEGLSVVHSIQKFDNIRETLLDLAKRYEYVVVDSAGRDSRELRTGMTAADVLLVPFRPSQPDLDTLPKLNDIITQALDINDALRPCAVLTMAPTNPVVNETQEAKDYLADFPVLKLLNTVIRDRKIYRDCMSEGKGVVEMDNGKAKAEIQCLVQELITW, from the coding sequence ATGATTATACTCATTGGTAGTCAAAAAGGCGGGTGTGGGAAATCCACAACGGCCGCCAATATCTGTGCAGAGCTGGCACGTCAGGGGAAAGATGTCATTCTGGTGGACGCTGACCGTCAGGGCACCGCGTCGAATTGGGTGACCGATCGCAATAGTCAGGAGGGGCTGTCGGTTGTCCACAGTATCCAGAAGTTCGACAACATCCGTGAAACCCTGCTCGACCTTGCCAAACGTTATGAGTATGTAGTGGTGGACTCCGCTGGCCGCGACAGCCGGGAACTGCGTACCGGTATGACTGCCGCCGATGTGTTGCTGGTACCCTTCCGCCCTTCCCAACCCGATCTCGACACCCTGCCGAAACTGAACGACATCATTACTCAGGCCTTGGATATTAATGATGCGTTGCGCCCCTGCGCGGTGCTGACCATGGCGCCCACCAACCCGGTGGTCAATGAGACTCAGGAAGCCAAAGATTATTTGGCCGACTTCCCGGTACTGAAGCTGCTCAACACCGTTATCCGCGATCGCAAAATTTACCGTGACTGCATGTCAGAAGGTAAAGGTGTGGTGGAGATGGATAATGGCAAGGCCAAAGCAGAAATCCAGTGTCTGGTACAGGAGTTGATCACATGGTAA